TCAAGGTAGCGGTGGAGGGGGGCCGTTATATAGAGCCTTATAAGGCGCTTGAGGAACTGGTCGTTATATACGCGGTATATCTTCTCCACCTCGAAACCGGCCGCAAGGAGCGCCGCGCCCAGGACCTCGTAGCTGTACGCCGTCCTGTGGTCGGAGTCCATCCACCACCTGTTGGGGTGGTGCATGTTCGGGGTGCTTACTACTATCCTGCCGCCCGGCACGAGCACACCCCTTATCTTCCCTAAAAGCTCCATCCCATCGTCGAAGCTCAAGTGCTCTATGACCTCTGAGAGGACGGCCACGTCGAACTTATCGTCCACCTCGTCGAGGCTGTAGTAGTCATGGGCCCCGGCCCTGTCGACGTCCATGCTCTTATAGACAACCGAGGGATAGACCTTCTTCACCTTTTCCGCTAGCCCCCTGTCCGAGGCGCCGACGTCGAGAATTTTTCCCGTTCCCGTCTCCTTCAACCCTTCCATCACTATGTCCGAGCGCTTCTTCTTTATCTCGAGCTTATAGACCGAAGGGAAACGCTTCCTTACCTCCGTCCGGCACTCGAAAAACCGGCCCCAGCTGAATCCGGTTTCCTTATCGGGCGCGGCCGCGTTATGCACTGGCGTCGGCATTCGCTTTCTCCCTCCTCTTCGACGGCCTTCTCTCCCACCTCGAATGAAGCCATAGCCACTGGTCGGGGTATAGTCTTACGAACTTCTCTATCGCGGAGGTGAACCTCCGGGTGTTCTCTTTTATGTCGGCCTCCCTGTCGCCGGTCAGAACCGCTTCCACCGGCATGTCGGCTATGACCCTTTGCTTCCGTCCGTTCTCCCTCAAGATGAATACCGGGACCACGGGTGAGCCGGTCTTCATGACCACGGCGGCAAGCCCCTTACTCGTCGGCGCTGGCCTCCCGAAGAACTCCACCTCGACCCCGTCCCTCCTCGAGGAGCGCTGGTCGAGTAGTATCCCGAGGTTGCCGCCCCCCCTCAGTATTTCCAGCATCTTCCGCAATGCGTTCTTCCTCGGTATCACGGAGTTACCGAACATAGTCCTCTGCCCTTCGACGAAGACGTCCAGGTACCCGTTATCGAGCGGGCGCACGAGGCTGCTCCCCCTGTAGCCTTTTGTGGTCAGGGCGGGGCCCAACATCTCCCAGCTCCCCAGGTGCGCCGTCAGGAAGACAACTCCCTTCCCTTTTCCGACGGCCTCCTTCAGATTTTCCAACCCCTCGAAGGTTATACTCTCCTCCACCCGGCGCATGTCGAGCTTCTTGAGCCGCGCGAACTCGACCACGGACATGCCGAGGTTCCCGTAGGAGGCACGCGCGATAGCCTCCATCTCCTCTTCGGTCTTCTCCCCCTTGAAGGCGGTCTTTATGTTTTTTATTACCATCTTCCGTCTCTCCCCCCCGAGACGGAAGGCCAGCCCTCCGACCGCCCTCCCGAGGGTTAAGGCCGCGCCTTCGGGCAGGAGGTTTACAAACCACACGAGCGCCATCACGACGAGATAGACCGGGAAATCTTTCATCTCTCTCCCCGACATAAGCCGCTCCCGCTAATCGAGCTCTATCGCCTCGTCGGCGAGCATGACCGGTATGTCGTCCTTTACGGGGTAGACGAGGCGGCACTCCTCGCACACCAGTCCGTCACCGGCCTTGTTAAGCTTCACCTCTCCCTTACACCGGGGGCAGGCAATCATGGATAGCAGTTCTTCGTCTACGGCCATAAAGTCCCTCCCTTCTTCCTTCAGTTGGTCCTTCAGTCTGTTTTTTGGCCCTCCGCCTCGGGGCCGAACTTTTTTCCTTCTTTCCCTTTTTTCCCGCCGGCCCTTACGTACTCAACGCCTCCCACGAGGCTTATCGCCACCACTATCGCGAACCAAACAAGCGACAGGCCCAGGGCCTGCTCCTGTGCGACACCGGCCTTCGCAAAGAGAAAGACGAACGCCCCCTCCCTTAGGCCGAGGCCGGCCAGCGAGACCGGCATCATGGACACCGTCGTTGCGAGCGGTATGAAGAGGAAGTAGTAGCCGACCGGCACGTCGATACCCAGCCCCCGGCCGAGCACGACGTAGCTCGCGATGACCCCCAGCTGGACCACCAGCGAGAGAAGAAATATCCTTAGCAGTATCCCGGGGTGGCCCTTGTAACTCATGAGCACATTATAGAACTTGTCTATCTTTTCGTTCAGGTCGAAGAGACGTACCTTCGCGAGAAGGCGCACGAGCCAGGCGTGCAGGGTATCCACCCACAGGAAAAAGCTCGCCAGGAGGTAGCCTCCCACGAGCAGCAGGAAGAAGAGCGGAAGCCCGGTACCCTTTATAAGCACGTACCCGGGCACCAGCGCCACGAGCGTTATGAACATGAGTGCGGTATAGCCCGAGTACCTGTCCATGAGTATGGAGGCGAACGAGACGTCCCCCTTGCCGGTATCCCTGTACAGGTAGTAGCCCTTTATAATGTCCCCGCCCACTATGGTGGGCAGGAAGTTATTGAAGAACATCCCTATCATGTATACGGAAAGCAGCTTCGGGTACGGTATGCGGACGTCCTTCTTAAGTACGGTAGACCACCGGTAGGTCGCAACGCACTGCGTGCCGAGGAATATAAGGGCGGCGAGGAGCACCGTCCGGACGTCCAGGGACGAGACCGTCTCCCGGAACGCCCCGATGTCCGACTTTCTGAAGAGGAAGTAGAGAAGGCCGGCGCTTACCCCTATCTTCGCCGAGGCCACGAGGATCTTTTTCATCATCCGCCGAGCACCTTTTTTACGACGTATACGGGCTTATTCTGCGACTCGTGATAGACCCTTGCCAGCATCTCGCCCAGGAGCCCCATCACCACGAGCTGCACCCCGAGGATTATAAGCAATATACCGAGCAGAAGGAGCGGCCTCCCCCCTATGGACTCCCCCAGGATAATCTTTTCGTAGCTCAGGTAGAGCGAGACGAGGAAGCCAGCCCCTCCCATCGCGAGCCCTGCGGGCCCGAAGGCGTGGATGGGACGCGTCGAGAAGCTCTGCAGGAACTTTACCGTTATGAGGTCCAGTATCACCCTTACGGTCCTCGATATCCCGTACTTCGAACGGCCGAAGCGCCGGGGGTGGTGGGTGGTCTCCACCTCGGTTATCTCCGCGCCGACCCAGCTCGCTATGGCCGGCAGGAAGCGGTGCATCTCCCCGTAGAGTTTTACGTCCTTTATGACCTCCGCGCGGTAGGCCTTCAAGGTACAGCCGTAGTCGTGCAGCTCGACGCCCGTTACCTTCGATATGAGCCAGTTGGCCGCCATCGACGGGAGCCTCCTCGAAAGGAACGGGTCTTTCCGCTCCTTCCTCCAGCCGCTCACTATGTCGAACTCCTTTATCTTTTCGAGTAATTTGGGTATGTCTTCCGGGTCGTTCTGCAGGTCCGCGTCCATGGTGACGACCACGTCGTATCTGGCGTGGTCGAAGCCGGCGGCGAGTGCCGCAGTCTGGCCAAAATTCCTCCTGAAGGCTACCACCACAACGCTGTCATCGCCCGCCTGTATCCCTTCGAGCACGTCCGCGGTGGAGTCCCTGCTCCCGTCGTCCACGAAGATAATCTCGTACGTCCTCCCGAGGCCGTCCATGACCTTCTTGAGCGAGTCGTAGAGATGCGGCAGACTTTCCGCCTCTTCGTAGACCGGTATGACTATCGATACGGACCTGGCCATCGGTTTTCCCCCTTTACGCTTCTCCGCGTTCCCGGCGTCGTTTAAAGAGTGCGCCCTCCGCGACCCCTCTATCCAACCTGTCCACCACGAGTGCCGCGGCCGCGCCCAGCAAGGCCCCGGCGGCCACGTCTCCCGGATAGTGGGCGCCTGCGTATACCCTCGAGTACCCGACGAGCAACGCCGCCGCGAGAAGGGCCGGGGCCCATCTGCGAAACCTCAGCGACAGGAACGTCATGATCGCGAACATATCGGTCGTGTGCCTCGAGGGTAACGAATAGGAGTCGCTGCACCCGGCAAGCACCCTCACCCCCTCGAGTGCGTGGCACGGCCTTACTCTGGCAAAGAGGTCTTTCAGTATCAGCACCGCAACGTCACTCAGCACGACCGCGGTTGCGAGCGCGACTATCATCCGGCGCGTCTCC
This genomic stretch from Thermodesulfobacteriota bacterium harbors:
- a CDS encoding methyltransferase domain-containing protein; the protein is MPTPVHNAAAPDKETGFSWGRFFECRTEVRKRFPSVYKLEIKKKRSDIVMEGLKETGTGKILDVGASDRGLAEKVKKVYPSVVYKSMDVDRAGAHDYYSLDEVDDKFDVAVLSEVIEHLSFDDGMELLGKIRGVLVPGGRIVVSTPNMHHPNRWWMDSDHRTAYSYEVLGAALLAAGFEVEKIYRVYNDQFLKRLIRLYITAPLHRYLDVDFAKSVVVVGVRPGKP
- a CDS encoding lysylphosphatidylglycerol synthase transmembrane domain-containing protein, which produces MMKKILVASAKIGVSAGLLYFLFRKSDIGAFRETVSSLDVRTVLLAALIFLGTQCVATYRWSTVLKKDVRIPYPKLLSVYMIGMFFNNFLPTIVGGDIIKGYYLYRDTGKGDVSFASILMDRYSGYTALMFITLVALVPGYVLIKGTGLPLFFLLLVGGYLLASFFLWVDTLHAWLVRLLAKVRLFDLNEKIDKFYNVLMSYKGHPGILLRIFLLSLVVQLGVIASYVVLGRGLGIDVPVGYYFLFIPLATTVSMMPVSLAGLGLREGAFVFLFAKAGVAQEQALGLSLVWFAIVVAISLVGGVEYVRAGGKKGKEGKKFGPEAEGQKTD
- a CDS encoding Trm112 family protein, which translates into the protein MAVDEELLSMIACPRCKGEVKLNKAGDGLVCEECRLVYPVKDDIPVMLADEAIELD
- a CDS encoding lysophospholipid acyltransferase family protein; the encoded protein is MKDFPVYLVVMALVWFVNLLPEGAALTLGRAVGGLAFRLGGERRKMVIKNIKTAFKGEKTEEEMEAIARASYGNLGMSVVEFARLKKLDMRRVEESITFEGLENLKEAVGKGKGVVFLTAHLGSWEMLGPALTTKGYRGSSLVRPLDNGYLDVFVEGQRTMFGNSVIPRKNALRKMLEILRGGGNLGILLDQRSSRRDGVEVEFFGRPAPTSKGLAAVVMKTGSPVVPVFILRENGRKQRVIADMPVEAVLTGDREADIKENTRRFTSAIEKFVRLYPDQWLWLHSRWERRPSKRREKANADASA
- a CDS encoding glycosyltransferase family 2 protein is translated as MARSVSIVIPVYEEAESLPHLYDSLKKVMDGLGRTYEIIFVDDGSRDSTADVLEGIQAGDDSVVVVAFRRNFGQTAALAAGFDHARYDVVVTMDADLQNDPEDIPKLLEKIKEFDIVSGWRKERKDPFLSRRLPSMAANWLISKVTGVELHDYGCTLKAYRAEVIKDVKLYGEMHRFLPAIASWVGAEITEVETTHHPRRFGRSKYGISRTVRVILDLITVKFLQSFSTRPIHAFGPAGLAMGGAGFLVSLYLSYEKIILGESIGGRPLLLLGILLIILGVQLVVMGLLGEMLARVYHESQNKPVYVVKKVLGG
- a CDS encoding phosphatase PAP2 family protein, with amino-acid sequence MDTALFHLLNTGFTAPPLDWLVYAVSHKAVFAVVGGAIGAAAFIRGTGETRRMIVALATAVVLSDVAVLILKDLFARVRPCHALEGVRVLAGCSDSYSLPSRHTTDMFAIMTFLSLRFRRWAPALLAAALLVGYSRVYAGAHYPGDVAAGALLGAAAALVVDRLDRGVAEGALFKRRRERGEA